From the genome of Halomonas sp. MCCC 1A13316, one region includes:
- a CDS encoding enoyl-CoA hydratase produces the protein MNNNQSSESVLLREDNDGAVYLTLNRPDKFNTLSEAMLTALQRELDAIAVDPAVRCVVIGGKGRGFCAGHDLREMRSNPEQSYYQALFRRCSRVMQSIVALPVPVIASVQGMATAAGCQLVASCDLAIAAQSASFAVSGINVGLFCSTPAVALSRNIFPKRAFDMLISGHFIDADTALEWGLLSGVTDDADLDAAVADKVAQIRSKSPAAVRFGKSMFHPQRQMALEDAYDFAGDVMAENMLSADAGEGIDAFLSKRKPIWEQPGR, from the coding sequence ACGTTGAATAGGCCGGATAAGTTCAACACCCTTTCCGAGGCGATGCTGACTGCGTTGCAGCGGGAGCTGGATGCGATCGCCGTCGATCCTGCCGTTCGCTGTGTGGTAATCGGTGGCAAGGGGCGGGGGTTTTGCGCCGGTCACGACCTGAGGGAAATGCGTTCCAATCCTGAACAGTCCTATTACCAGGCGTTGTTTCGTCGTTGCAGCCGAGTGATGCAGAGTATCGTCGCCCTGCCAGTGCCTGTCATCGCCAGCGTCCAGGGTATGGCCACGGCGGCGGGGTGCCAGTTAGTAGCCAGCTGCGACCTCGCCATCGCCGCCCAATCAGCCAGCTTCGCGGTATCGGGCATCAACGTGGGCCTGTTCTGTTCGACCCCCGCCGTGGCGCTGTCGCGCAATATATTCCCCAAGCGGGCGTTCGACATGCTGATATCTGGCCACTTCATCGATGCGGATACGGCATTGGAGTGGGGGCTGTTGAGTGGCGTCACCGACGATGCCGACCTGGACGCTGCCGTGGCCGACAAGGTGGCACAGATCCGGAGCAAGAGCCCCGCGGCGGTGCGTTTCGGAAAGTCCATGTTCCACCCCCAGCGTCAAATGGCCCTCGAGGACGCCTACGACTTTGCCGGCGATGTGATGGCCGAAAACATGTTGAGCGCTGACGCAGGCGAGGGGATCGATGCCTTTCTCTCCAAGCGTAAACCTATCTGGGAACAGCCAGGCCGCTAG